From Demequina capsici, one genomic window encodes:
- a CDS encoding PadR family transcriptional regulator, with translation MRDHDHVHDELFDGPDRGPGGKGGHGGRRRRHGGFGGKGDGVGPMGPGSMHGHGRGGRRGPGGGRPRGDVRAAILVLLAEQPRHGYDLIREIQERSGGAWTPSPGSIYPTLQSLEDEGLVSIDTVDGRRSASLTDGGRDWVAGHAAEHEGIFEASAAAESLGALRAELGALKEAAVHVARVPGGDLAPQAIEILAEARKRLYRLLAEQD, from the coding sequence ATGAGAGATCACGACCACGTGCATGACGAACTGTTCGACGGCCCGGACCGCGGCCCCGGTGGCAAGGGCGGCCACGGCGGCCGCAGGCGCCGCCACGGTGGTTTCGGTGGCAAGGGCGACGGCGTGGGGCCCATGGGCCCCGGGTCGATGCACGGCCACGGTCGAGGCGGACGACGAGGCCCGGGAGGAGGCCGCCCCCGCGGCGACGTCCGAGCGGCGATCCTCGTGCTGCTCGCCGAGCAGCCGCGCCACGGCTACGACCTGATCCGTGAGATCCAGGAGCGCAGCGGAGGAGCCTGGACCCCCAGCCCGGGGTCCATCTACCCGACGCTCCAGTCGCTCGAGGACGAGGGTCTCGTGTCGATCGACACCGTCGACGGTCGCAGGTCCGCGTCGCTCACCGACGGCGGCCGCGACTGGGTTGCGGGGCATGCCGCCGAGCACGAGGGGATCTTCGAGGCGTCGGCTGCCGCCGAGTCGCTCGGCGCACTCCGCGCCGAGCTCGGCGCGCTCAAGGAGGCGGCGGTGCACGTGGCGCGGGTCCCCGGCGGGGACCTGGCGCCTCAGGCGATCGAGATCCTGGCCGAGGCGCGCAAGCGTCTCTACAGGCTGCTCGCCGAGCAGGACTGA
- a CDS encoding AMP-dependent synthetase/ligase, protein MTESSRMTTIPLAVQTPPDLTFIALLRQRAAESPQHVYCEHKDRSGTWVPTTLAAFLAEAEQTAKGLMVMGVGKGDTVGLQCNTRYEWVVMDFAIQAAGAITVPIYPTSSQYQVEGIANDAELSLIVVENDTHATVARAIDDAPRVLVIDDATAPALATLKAAGAHISDDELAARAEGITAEDIATIVYTSGTTGRPKGVALPHRAFVQWPINGAADKDFGTLADGDARLLLFLPLAHVLARHVEFLALACGAVLGLSPNPKTLAEDLGTFRPTWIMAVPRVLETFYNVVDARAGGPLRQRLFRWAAEVSRDIDRTRQTGRRTLGLHARAWLAKRLVLNKVQHALGGNLRYIVCGGAKLSERISHFYGGLAIHVMEGYGSTELAGPMTCNPPSHVKVGSVGRPYPGGAIRIADDGEVLAQGSNMFVGYYRNPDATAEAIRDGWFHTGDLGSLDEDGYLTITGRKKEILVTASGKNVQPACLEDAIRPYPLVQEVVVVGDGRPFIGALLSIDETMLPSWLKTKGLPTMSVTEAASHPFVKDHVQGIIDQANALVSRAEAIREWRFLPRELSEKREELSASMKVRRQQVEEHFADVIASIYGEMR, encoded by the coding sequence ATGACCGAGTCCTCGCGCATGACGACCATCCCCCTGGCCGTGCAGACACCCCCCGACCTCACATTCATCGCGCTCCTGCGGCAGCGTGCGGCGGAGTCTCCGCAGCACGTCTACTGCGAGCACAAGGACCGGTCGGGGACCTGGGTGCCGACCACGCTCGCCGCCTTCCTCGCGGAGGCGGAGCAGACTGCCAAGGGCCTGATGGTGATGGGAGTCGGCAAGGGCGACACCGTGGGTCTGCAATGCAACACCCGCTACGAGTGGGTGGTGATGGACTTCGCGATCCAGGCCGCGGGCGCCATCACGGTGCCGATCTACCCCACCTCCTCGCAGTACCAGGTCGAGGGCATCGCGAACGATGCAGAGCTGTCGCTGATCGTCGTCGAGAACGACACGCATGCGACGGTCGCGCGAGCCATCGACGACGCGCCTCGCGTGCTGGTGATCGACGATGCGACGGCGCCCGCTCTCGCGACGCTCAAGGCTGCCGGGGCTCACATCTCGGACGACGAACTCGCCGCCCGCGCGGAGGGGATCACGGCCGAGGACATCGCGACGATCGTCTACACCTCGGGCACCACGGGCAGACCCAAGGGCGTCGCGCTCCCCCACCGTGCGTTCGTCCAGTGGCCCATCAACGGCGCCGCGGACAAGGACTTCGGCACGTTGGCCGACGGTGACGCTCGACTTCTGCTGTTCCTGCCGCTCGCTCACGTGCTCGCACGGCACGTGGAGTTCCTGGCGCTGGCCTGCGGCGCAGTGCTGGGCCTCTCCCCGAACCCGAAGACGCTTGCGGAGGATCTCGGCACGTTCAGGCCCACATGGATCATGGCCGTCCCTCGGGTGCTCGAGACCTTCTACAACGTGGTCGACGCACGCGCGGGCGGGCCGCTCAGGCAGCGCCTGTTCCGGTGGGCGGCAGAGGTGTCACGCGACATCGACCGGACACGCCAGACCGGCCGTCGAACGTTGGGCCTGCACGCACGCGCGTGGCTCGCGAAGCGCCTGGTGCTGAACAAGGTCCAGCACGCGCTCGGCGGCAACCTCAGGTACATCGTCTGCGGCGGCGCCAAGCTGTCGGAGAGGATCTCGCACTTCTACGGCGGCCTTGCGATCCACGTGATGGAGGGGTACGGCTCGACCGAGCTGGCCGGGCCGATGACCTGCAATCCGCCGTCGCACGTGAAGGTGGGTTCGGTGGGCCGCCCGTATCCGGGCGGAGCCATCAGGATCGCAGACGACGGAGAGGTGCTCGCCCAGGGATCCAACATGTTCGTGGGCTACTACCGCAACCCCGACGCGACGGCCGAGGCGATCAGGGACGGGTGGTTCCACACCGGCGATCTCGGGTCGCTCGACGAGGACGGCTACCTCACCATCACGGGTCGGAAGAAGGAGATCTTGGTGACGGCGAGCGGGAAGAACGTCCAGCCGGCCTGCCTGGAGGACGCGATCCGCCCGTACCCGCTGGTGCAGGAGGTGGTCGTCGTAGGTGACGGCAGGCCGTTCATCGGCGCGCTACTGTCGATCGACGAGACGATGCTCCCGTCCTGGCTCAAGACGAAGGGGCTGCCGACGATGTCGGTGACCGAGGCGGCCTCGCACCCCTTCGTGAAGGATCACGTCCAGGGCATCATCGACCAGGCGAACGCGCTGGTGTCCCGCGCGGAGGCGATCCGTGAGTGGCGGTTCCTGCCGCGCGAGCTGTCGGAGAAGCGTGAGGAGCTGTCCGCCTCGATGAAGGTGCGTCGCCAGCAGGTCGAGGAGCACTTCGCCGACGTTATCGCGAGCATCTACGGCGAGATGCGCTGA
- the ppgK gene encoding polyphosphate--glucose phosphotransferase produces MSKHIAIGVDIGGSGIKAAPVDMRTGQFTEDRYRIPTPQPATPEAIGKTVAKCIQRFEPSRKTPIGVAFPGVIQHGVVKTAANVDDAWVGTNLRELIRDYAGHDVHVLNDADAAGYGEYRFGAAHGQDGSVFLATLGTGVGTAMIVDGTLVPNLELGHLTIDGHDAEDYAAESARARHDLDWDTWIPHLQRYFSEIERLFWPDLIIVGGGVSKSSHMFLPRLTLRAPIVPAELLNGAGIVGAAAAACAEDSKEKARAKEHAKRADKEAKKSAKRAEKASGAR; encoded by the coding sequence ATGAGCAAGCACATCGCCATCGGAGTGGACATCGGCGGGTCGGGGATCAAAGCCGCGCCCGTCGACATGAGGACCGGGCAGTTCACCGAGGACCGCTACCGCATCCCGACACCGCAGCCCGCGACGCCCGAGGCGATCGGCAAGACGGTTGCCAAGTGCATCCAGCGCTTCGAGCCGTCACGGAAGACGCCGATCGGGGTGGCGTTCCCCGGCGTGATCCAGCACGGCGTGGTGAAGACTGCGGCGAACGTGGACGACGCCTGGGTGGGCACGAACCTTCGCGAGCTGATCCGCGACTACGCGGGCCATGACGTGCACGTGCTCAACGACGCCGACGCCGCAGGCTACGGCGAGTACCGCTTCGGCGCCGCGCACGGGCAGGACGGGAGCGTCTTCCTCGCGACGCTGGGGACCGGTGTGGGCACAGCGATGATCGTCGACGGCACGCTGGTGCCGAATCTCGAGCTGGGCCACCTCACCATCGACGGTCACGACGCGGAGGACTATGCGGCCGAGTCCGCCCGTGCGCGCCACGACCTGGACTGGGACACGTGGATCCCACACCTGCAGCGCTACTTCTCCGAGATCGAACGGCTGTTCTGGCCGGATCTGATCATCGTCGGCGGCGGCGTGTCGAAGTCGAGCCACATGTTCCTCCCCCGTCTCACGCTGCGTGCGCCGATCGTGCCGGCCGAGCTGCTGAACGGTGCCGGCATCGTGGGCGCGGCCGCTGCGGCATGCGCCGAGGACTCCAAGGAGAAGGCTCGCGCGAAGGAGCACGCGAAGCGCGCCGACAAGGAGGCGAAGAAGTCCGCGAAGCGCGCGGAGAAGGCCTCCGGCGCCCGCTGA
- the map gene encoding type I methionyl aminopeptidase, whose amino-acid sequence MDPVRESIVKGVVSPMRDVPRSIGRPPYVGQRRAPRWTGGDVYDAETVERIRISGRIAAQALAEVGKAVRPGVTTDELDRIGHEFVLDHGAYPSTLGYPGSAGRPPFPKALCTSVNEVICHGIPDSTVVREGDIVKVDITAFKNGVHGDNCGSFIAGEGSDRAKQLVEVAHEAMMRGIKAAMPGREVNVIGRVIEKYAARFGYESVRSYTGHGVGPSFHTGLVIPHYDAAPHHDDVIVPGMVFTVEPMLVDGSEANHEWDDGWTVVTDDGSWVAQFENTILVTEDGPEVLTKP is encoded by the coding sequence ATGGACCCGGTCCGCGAGAGCATCGTCAAGGGGGTCGTGTCGCCCATGCGCGACGTGCCCCGCAGCATCGGACGCCCGCCGTACGTGGGGCAGAGGCGCGCTCCTCGTTGGACGGGTGGAGACGTCTACGACGCCGAGACGGTCGAAAGGATCCGCATCAGCGGTCGCATCGCTGCGCAGGCGCTGGCGGAGGTGGGCAAGGCGGTCCGCCCTGGCGTGACGACGGACGAGCTCGACCGGATCGGGCATGAGTTCGTGCTCGATCACGGCGCGTATCCGTCGACGCTCGGGTATCCGGGTTCCGCGGGCCGGCCGCCTTTCCCCAAGGCGCTGTGCACGTCGGTGAACGAGGTGATCTGCCACGGCATCCCGGACTCGACGGTGGTGCGCGAGGGCGACATCGTGAAGGTGGACATCACCGCCTTCAAGAACGGCGTGCACGGCGACAACTGCGGCTCCTTCATCGCGGGCGAGGGCTCGGACCGCGCCAAGCAGCTCGTCGAGGTGGCGCATGAGGCGATGATGCGTGGCATCAAGGCCGCGATGCCGGGCCGCGAGGTCAACGTGATCGGCCGGGTGATCGAGAAGTACGCGGCGCGGTTCGGCTACGAGTCGGTGCGCAGCTACACCGGTCACGGCGTGGGTCCGTCGTTCCATACGGGACTGGTGATCCCCCACTACGACGCGGCGCCGCATCATGACGACGTGATCGTGCCCGGCATGGTCTTCACCGTGGAGCCGATGCTGGTGGACGGCTCCGAGGCGAATCACGAGTGGGACGACGGCTGGACCGTGGTCACCGACGACGGGAGCTGGGTGGCCCAGTTCGAGAACACCATCCTCGTCACCGAGGACGGCCCGGAGGTGTTGACCAAGCCATGA
- a CDS encoding SPOR domain-containing protein → MSTDGRDKVEYFYNVRTRMVEKGRLSNWDDLMGPYATREEAERAFEIAKERSSSWDDDDARWSGDKG, encoded by the coding sequence ATGTCCACTGATGGCCGCGACAAGGTCGAGTACTTCTACAACGTGCGGACCCGGATGGTGGAGAAGGGCCGGCTGAGCAACTGGGACGACCTGATGGGCCCGTACGCGACGCGTGAGGAGGCGGAGCGGGCGTTCGAGATCGCCAAGGAGCGGAGCTCGTCGTGGGACGACGACGACGCTCGGTGGAGCGGCGACAAGGGCTGA
- a CDS encoding NAD-dependent epimerase/dehydratase family protein: MASIIVTGSKGKLGRVVADVLASEGHTVHGLDAVPAPPALDYTRVDLRDYGQTIDAMFGVQDRYDGVDAVVHLAAIPAPGQASDVATFDNNILATSHVFQGALRAGVRRIVYASSETVLGLPFTQDPPYIPVDEDYDARPESNYSLVKHLEEQMAIQLCRWHPDLAITALRFSNVMYEDEYQGFPAFDDDVTLRRWNLWGYIDARDGAQAVSRALAHERQGFERFVIANADTVMSRSSADLVADQFPHVTVTKELGEHETLLSIDKARAVLGYEPQHSWRRYVR, translated from the coding sequence ATGGCGAGCATCATCGTGACAGGCAGCAAGGGCAAGCTGGGGCGGGTCGTCGCCGACGTGCTCGCGTCGGAAGGGCATACGGTGCACGGGCTCGACGCCGTGCCGGCACCCCCCGCACTCGACTACACGCGAGTCGACCTGCGTGACTACGGCCAGACGATCGACGCGATGTTCGGTGTCCAGGACAGGTACGACGGGGTCGACGCCGTGGTCCATCTGGCAGCGATCCCCGCGCCGGGCCAGGCGTCCGATGTGGCGACGTTCGACAACAACATCCTGGCGACCTCGCACGTGTTCCAGGGCGCGTTGCGCGCCGGCGTGAGGAGGATCGTCTACGCCTCGTCCGAGACGGTCCTCGGTCTCCCGTTCACGCAGGATCCCCCGTACATCCCGGTCGATGAGGACTACGACGCGCGCCCCGAGTCGAACTACTCGCTGGTCAAGCACCTCGAGGAGCAGATGGCGATCCAGCTGTGCCGCTGGCACCCGGATCTGGCGATCACGGCGCTGCGCTTCTCGAACGTGATGTACGAGGACGAGTACCAGGGATTTCCCGCCTTCGACGACGATGTCACGCTCCGACGCTGGAACCTGTGGGGCTATATCGACGCTCGCGACGGAGCGCAGGCGGTGTCGCGTGCGCTCGCGCACGAGCGGCAAGGCTTCGAGCGGTTCGTGATCGCCAATGCGGACACCGTGATGTCGCGCTCGAGCGCCGACCTGGTGGCGGACCAGTTCCCGCACGTCACCGTGACGAAGGAGCTGGGCGAGCATGAGACGCTGCTGTCGATCGACAAGGCGCGCGCCGTGCTGGGCTACGAGCCGCAGCACTCGTGGCGCCGCTACGTTCGGTAG
- the panB gene encoding 3-methyl-2-oxobutanoate hydroxymethyltransferase, whose protein sequence is MSKKVRIHHFKEMKQRGEKITMLTAYDYPTAKAFDAAGVDMLLVGDSLGDNMLGYDSTVPLTLDEMIPFARAVSRAAERAFVVADLPFGTYEISPEQAVESSIRMMKLSGAQAIKFEGGRRIARQVKAVTDAGIPFCGHLGFTPQSENALGGRRIQGRGEQGLQDLVADALALQEAGAFAVVLEMVVAPAAAAVTKALDIPTIGIGAGPATDGQVLVWLDMAGVGEWHPRFSRQFGAVGAEMTGAAAGYVQAVKDVEFPAAAHTFDS, encoded by the coding sequence ATGAGCAAGAAGGTGCGGATCCACCACTTCAAGGAGATGAAGCAGCGCGGCGAGAAGATCACCATGCTGACGGCCTACGACTACCCCACCGCGAAGGCGTTCGACGCTGCCGGGGTCGACATGCTGCTCGTGGGTGACAGCCTCGGCGACAACATGCTGGGCTACGACTCGACGGTGCCCTTGACGCTCGACGAGATGATCCCGTTCGCCCGCGCGGTGTCCCGCGCGGCGGAGCGCGCGTTTGTCGTGGCGGACCTCCCGTTCGGAACGTACGAGATCTCTCCCGAGCAGGCGGTCGAGTCGTCGATCAGGATGATGAAGCTGTCCGGCGCGCAGGCGATCAAGTTCGAGGGCGGTCGCAGGATCGCGCGCCAGGTGAAGGCGGTGACCGACGCCGGCATCCCGTTCTGCGGCCATCTGGGCTTCACGCCGCAGAGCGAGAACGCCCTGGGCGGACGCCGAATCCAGGGCCGCGGCGAACAGGGTCTGCAGGACCTCGTGGCCGATGCGCTCGCGCTTCAGGAGGCCGGCGCGTTCGCGGTCGTGCTGGAGATGGTGGTCGCGCCCGCCGCTGCGGCCGTCACGAAGGCGCTGGACATCCCGACGATCGGCATCGGCGCCGGGCCGGCCACGGACGGCCAGGTGCTCGTGTGGCTCGACATGGCGGGAGTGGGCGAGTGGCACCCCCGGTTCTCGCGCCAGTTCGGCGCGGTCGGCGCGGAGATGACGGGCGCGGCAGCGGGCTACGTGCAGGCGGTCAAGGACGTGGAGTTCCCCGCCGCAGCGCACACGTTCGACAGCTGA
- a CDS encoding NAD+ synthase gives MTDLRIAMAQINTCVGDIPGNTSLIMSSCRAAAARGAQLVAFPEMTTTGYPIEDLALRASFQRAAERAVHTIATELEATGLGDLTVVLGTLGTNDHGRPTNEAVALQGGRVTARYAKHHLPNYGVFDERRIFAPGDSPCVLTLGDARVGLVVCEDIWQDGGPVAALADEAIDLLLVLNGSPFEEGKGIIRTELARKRAAEVGAPVAYVNLWGGQDDLVFDGHSFIVAADGAWMANAPGFEDALLEWEVPTAGAPPVQGQVVDFASDDEQVYRAVVTGLRDYVVKNGFRSVVLGVSGGIDSALTAAIAADAIGGENVVGVSMPSEFSSDHSRDDAADLCRRLGADYRVQPIAPLVDAFQAQLALTGVAEENLQARVRGVVLMAVSNREGHLVIAPGNKSELATGYATIYDAGSIGGFAPLKDLDKTRVWDLARWRNAQARLHGEVEPIPVSSIEKPPSAELRPGQTDQDSLPDYALLDEVLDAYVEHREGREELLARGFDEAVVEKVLSLVDRAEWKRRQYPLGPKVTALAFGRDRRLPVTSRWRERAE, from the coding sequence ATGACGGACCTGCGCATCGCGATGGCACAGATCAACACCTGCGTGGGCGACATCCCTGGTAATACGTCGCTGATCATGAGCAGCTGCCGGGCCGCCGCCGCGCGCGGCGCTCAGCTCGTCGCCTTCCCTGAGATGACGACCACCGGCTATCCGATCGAGGACCTCGCCCTGCGCGCCAGCTTCCAGCGCGCCGCAGAGCGCGCCGTCCACACGATCGCCACCGAGCTCGAGGCGACAGGCCTGGGCGACCTTACCGTCGTGCTCGGCACGCTCGGCACGAACGACCACGGTCGGCCCACGAACGAGGCCGTCGCCCTCCAGGGCGGCAGGGTCACCGCCCGCTACGCGAAGCACCACCTGCCCAACTACGGGGTGTTCGACGAGAGGCGCATCTTCGCCCCCGGCGACTCCCCCTGCGTCCTCACGCTCGGCGACGCCCGCGTCGGCCTGGTGGTGTGCGAGGACATCTGGCAGGACGGCGGACCGGTCGCCGCGCTCGCCGACGAGGCGATCGACCTGCTCCTCGTCCTCAACGGGTCACCCTTCGAGGAGGGCAAGGGCATCATCCGGACCGAGCTCGCCCGCAAGCGCGCCGCCGAGGTGGGTGCTCCCGTCGCCTACGTCAACCTGTGGGGCGGGCAGGACGACCTGGTCTTCGACGGTCACTCCTTCATAGTCGCCGCCGACGGTGCCTGGATGGCGAACGCCCCGGGGTTCGAGGACGCGCTCCTCGAATGGGAGGTGCCGACGGCCGGCGCTCCCCCCGTGCAGGGACAGGTCGTCGACTTCGCCTCGGACGACGAGCAGGTGTACCGCGCCGTCGTCACGGGTCTGCGCGACTACGTCGTGAAGAACGGGTTCCGATCGGTCGTGCTGGGGGTGTCGGGCGGGATCGACTCTGCCCTCACCGCCGCGATCGCAGCCGACGCGATCGGCGGGGAGAACGTCGTCGGGGTGTCGATGCCCTCCGAGTTCTCCTCCGACCACTCGAGGGACGACGCCGCAGACCTCTGCAGGCGGCTAGGCGCCGATTACAGGGTGCAGCCGATCGCCCCGCTCGTGGACGCATTCCAGGCGCAGCTGGCGCTCACCGGCGTGGCCGAGGAGAACCTGCAGGCGCGAGTGCGCGGCGTGGTGCTGATGGCCGTCTCCAACCGCGAGGGCCACCTCGTGATCGCGCCAGGCAACAAGTCCGAGCTCGCCACCGGCTACGCCACGATCTACGACGCCGGCAGCATCGGCGGCTTCGCTCCGCTGAAGGACCTGGACAAGACCCGCGTCTGGGACCTGGCGCGCTGGCGCAACGCGCAGGCGCGGCTGCACGGGGAGGTCGAGCCGATCCCCGTCAGCTCCATCGAGAAGCCTCCGAGCGCCGAGCTCCGCCCGGGGCAGACGGACCAGGACTCGCTCCCCGACTACGCGCTCCTCGACGAGGTGCTGGACGCATACGTGGAGCATAGGGAGGGCCGCGAGGAGCTGCTCGCACGCGGCTTCGACGAGGCGGTCGTGGAGAAGGTGCTCTCTCTTGTGGACCGCGCGGAGTGGAAGCGCCGTCAGTACCCGCTCGGGCCGAAGGTCACCGCGCTGGCATTCGGACGCGACCGACGTCTGCCGGTCACGTCGCGCTGGCGTGAGCGCGCCGAGTAG
- a CDS encoding glutamine synthetase family protein: protein MDKQQEFVLRTVEERDIRFVRLWFTDVLGVLKSVAIAPAELENAFSEGIGFDGSAVEGLTRVYEADMIARPDPTTFQVLPWRGERQGAARMFCDIETPDGASALSDPRNVLKRTLDKASEKGFTFYTHPEIEFYLFESLEHGKLPVPVDQAGYFDNVPRGAAHSFRRDAITMLEAMGISVEFSHHEIGPGQNEIDLRYADALTMADNIMTFRSVIKEVALQQGVFASFMPKPLAGSPGSGMHTHLSLFEGDRNAFYEPGSEYDLSVTARQFAAGLLKHAPEITLITNQYVNSYKRLWGGSEAPSYVCWGSNNRSALVRIPVHKPGKSQSTRIEYRGLDSAANPYLAFSVMLAAGLKGIEEGYELPPGAEDDVWELSESERKAMGYEPLPQSLSAAIAAMERSELVAETLGERVFDFVLRNKRAEWQAYREQVTPYELETNLPVL, encoded by the coding sequence ATGGATAAGCAGCAGGAATTCGTGCTCCGCACTGTCGAGGAGCGTGACATCCGGTTCGTCCGACTCTGGTTCACCGACGTTCTCGGAGTCCTGAAGTCGGTCGCGATCGCGCCGGCCGAGCTTGAGAACGCCTTCAGCGAGGGGATCGGCTTCGACGGCTCGGCTGTCGAGGGCCTCACGCGCGTGTACGAGGCTGACATGATCGCCCGGCCCGACCCCACGACGTTCCAGGTGCTGCCGTGGCGGGGCGAGCGTCAGGGTGCGGCGCGCATGTTCTGCGACATCGAGACGCCCGACGGCGCGTCGGCGCTCTCGGACCCGCGCAACGTCCTCAAGCGCACGCTCGACAAGGCCAGCGAGAAGGGCTTCACGTTCTACACGCATCCCGAGATCGAGTTCTACCTCTTCGAGTCGCTCGAGCACGGCAAGCTGCCGGTGCCGGTGGACCAGGCGGGCTACTTCGACAATGTGCCGCGCGGTGCGGCTCACAGCTTCCGCCGCGACGCGATCACGATGCTCGAGGCGATGGGCATCTCCGTCGAGTTCTCGCATCACGAGATCGGTCCGGGCCAGAACGAGATCGACCTGCGCTATGCGGACGCGCTGACCATGGCGGACAACATCATGACGTTCCGCTCGGTCATCAAGGAGGTGGCGCTGCAGCAGGGCGTCTTCGCGTCGTTCATGCCCAAGCCGCTCGCCGGATCGCCTGGCTCCGGGATGCACACGCACCTGAGCCTGTTCGAGGGCGACCGCAACGCCTTCTACGAGCCGGGGAGCGAGTACGACCTCTCGGTGACTGCGCGTCAGTTCGCGGCCGGTCTGCTCAAGCACGCGCCCGAGATCACGCTGATCACCAACCAGTACGTGAACTCGTACAAGCGCCTCTGGGGCGGATCCGAGGCGCCCAGCTACGTCTGCTGGGGCTCGAACAACCGTTCCGCGCTCGTGCGCATCCCGGTGCACAAGCCTGGCAAGAGCCAGTCGACGCGCATCGAGTACCGCGGTCTCGACTCGGCGGCGAACCCGTACCTGGCGTTCTCTGTGATGCTCGCGGCCGGTCTCAAGGGCATCGAGGAGGGCTACGAGCTTCCCCCTGGCGCCGAGGATGATGTCTGGGAGCTGTCGGAGTCGGAGCGCAAGGCCATGGGCTACGAGCCGTTGCCCCAGTCGCTGAGCGCGGCGATCGCCGCCATGGAGCGCTCGGAGCTCGTGGCGGAGACGCTCGGCGAGCGGGTGTTCGACTTCGTGCTGCGCAACAAGCGCGCCGAGTGGCAGGCGTACCGCGAGCAGGTCACGCCCTACGAGCTCGAGACCAACCTGCCGGTCCTGTGA